The following coding sequences are from one Capsicum annuum cultivar UCD-10X-F1 chromosome 3, UCD10Xv1.1, whole genome shotgun sequence window:
- the LOC124897037 gene encoding uncharacterized protein LOC124897037: MLGFSPVSLFSPLQEFRRYIPIMTSSSTKKIKMFDEMSLVCEKDRAREDCAKSFEDIDFDSFSEKDNDNDLEGPSIEKDVQVIEASHVKASSKRKRSFEVQDVVGDISIKFVEVATAISRMVDSRLAVTKLHEEVMAMEGYNEEFPSDAFDYLV, translated from the exons ATGTTAGGGTTTTCTCCTGTCTCTCTATTCTCCCCATTGCAAGAGTTTCGAAG GTATATTCCAATCATGACAAgttcatcaacaaaaaaaattaaaatgtttgaCGAAATGTCTCTTGTGTGTGAAAAAGATCGGGCTAGGGAAGATTGTGCTAAATCATTTGAAGATATagattttgatagtttttctgagaaagataatgataatgaccttgaaggaccatcCATCGAAAAGGATGTGCAAGTAATCGAAGCTTCTCACGTTAAGGCAAGTAGTAAAAGAAAACGTTCTTTTGAGGTGCAAGATGTCGTAGGTGATATATCAATAAAGTTTGTAGAAGTGGCAACGGCAATCAGTAGAATGGTTGATAGTCGTCTAGCTGTGACAAAGTTgcatgaagaagttatggcaatggAAGGTTATAATGAAGAGTTTCCCAGTGATGCTTTTGATTATTTGGTGTAA